Proteins from a genomic interval of Pseudoruegeria sp. SHC-113:
- a CDS encoding SDR family NAD(P)-dependent oxidoreductase produces the protein MQQTAIVTGGAQGIGRAVAERLVQDGYQIAIWDRDEALAAQTAAEIGGNSFACGVDISDWSSVEAAMARTIAEGGPVAVLVNSAGVAGSNAPLSEYPVDEFRQITEINLLGAFHVNRAVVPAMIEANYGRIVNIASVAGKEGNPNASAYSASKAAVIGLTKSLGKELAGYDIAVNCVTPAAARTRIFDQMKQEHIDYMLSKIPRGRFLELPEAAAMIAWLCSKDNSFTTGAVFDLSGGRATY, from the coding sequence ATGCAACAGACAGCCATCGTCACCGGCGGCGCACAGGGCATTGGCCGGGCCGTCGCAGAGCGGCTCGTGCAAGACGGCTACCAGATCGCGATCTGGGACCGCGACGAAGCCCTCGCCGCCCAAACCGCGGCAGAGATCGGCGGGAATTCCTTCGCCTGCGGCGTGGACATCTCCGATTGGTCCAGTGTCGAGGCCGCCATGGCGCGCACCATCGCGGAAGGCGGGCCGGTCGCCGTGCTGGTGAACTCCGCCGGTGTCGCGGGCTCCAACGCGCCGCTCTCCGAGTATCCGGTGGACGAGTTCCGCCAGATCACCGAGATCAACCTGCTGGGCGCTTTCCACGTGAACCGCGCCGTGGTCCCTGCGATGATCGAGGCCAACTATGGCCGCATCGTCAACATCGCCTCGGTGGCGGGCAAGGAAGGCAACCCGAACGCCTCGGCCTATTCCGCCTCCAAGGCCGCAGTGATCGGCCTGACGAAATCGCTGGGCAAGGAGCTGGCGGGCTACGACATCGCGGTGAACTGCGTCACCCCGGCCGCCGCGCGCACGCGGATTTTCGACCAGATGAAGCAGGAGCATATCGACTACATGCTCTCCAAGATCCCGCGTGGCCGCTTCCTTGAACTGCCCGAAGCCGCCGCCATGATCGCGTGGCTCTGCTCCAAGGACAACAGCTTCACCACCGGCGCTGTCTTCGATCTGTCGGGCGGGCGGGCCACCTATTGA
- a CDS encoding Gfo/Idh/MocA family protein encodes MVKAAIIGAGHFAYRMHIPVLAARDEVELDSVCRLGAEELELIRKEFGFAFATENWRDVLEREIDIAVIASPHHLHFEQAKAFLEKGCHVLVEKPMCLDPAEAWELARIAEASGKELLVAYGWNYKPGLDEARAMIARIGEIEHVVCHMASFTRGIFSGGGMERWKHIAIQPDRSTWEAPEQGGGYVYGQLSHALGILFWLTDLRASTVRAETFDAPTAIDLHDAATVVFENGATGVFSGSCGVPNGHGFEVDIRLYGTEGSVVLDIETQRLTLKLPGGVVETAEVPDGAWTYSCEGPANRLVDIALGHGRNESPAHVGARAVEVMHGILASAKQGTRHDIKPASTAVAE; translated from the coding sequence ATGGTAAAAGCGGCCATCATCGGCGCCGGGCATTTTGCCTATCGCATGCATATCCCCGTGCTCGCCGCCCGCGACGAGGTGGAGCTGGACAGTGTCTGCCGCTTGGGCGCGGAAGAGCTTGAGCTGATCCGCAAGGAATTCGGCTTCGCCTTCGCCACCGAGAACTGGCGCGACGTGCTGGAGCGCGAGATCGACATCGCCGTGATCGCCTCGCCGCATCACCTGCATTTCGAACAGGCGAAGGCCTTCCTCGAAAAGGGGTGTCACGTGCTGGTGGAAAAACCCATGTGCCTCGATCCTGCGGAAGCCTGGGAGCTGGCGCGCATCGCCGAGGCCAGCGGCAAGGAACTGCTGGTTGCTTACGGGTGGAACTACAAGCCCGGCCTTGATGAAGCCCGCGCCATGATCGCGCGTATTGGTGAGATTGAGCATGTCGTCTGCCACATGGCCTCCTTCACGCGGGGGATCTTCTCGGGCGGTGGCATGGAGCGTTGGAAACACATCGCCATTCAGCCGGACCGCTCCACATGGGAAGCGCCGGAACAGGGCGGCGGCTATGTTTATGGCCAGCTTTCCCACGCGCTCGGCATCCTCTTCTGGCTCACCGATCTGCGCGCCTCCACCGTGAGGGCGGAGACCTTCGACGCCCCCACCGCGATCGATCTGCATGACGCCGCCACGGTGGTGTTTGAGAACGGCGCGACGGGCGTGTTCTCGGGCAGCTGCGGCGTGCCGAACGGCCACGGGTTTGAAGTCGATATCCGGCTCTATGGCACCGAAGGCTCCGTGGTTCTGGACATCGAAACCCAGCGCCTCACCCTGAAACTTCCGGGTGGCGTAGTGGAAACCGCCGAAGTACCCGACGGCGCATGGACCTACAGCTGCGAAGGCCCCGCTAATCGGCTGGTGGACATCGCACTGGGTCACGGGCGCAACGAAAGCCCGGCCCATGTGGGCGCGCGCGCCGTCGAGGTGATGCACGGGATTCTGGCCTCGGCCAAACAGGGCACGCGGCACGACATCAAACCGGCATCCACTGCCGTAGCGGAGTAA
- a CDS encoding LacI family DNA-binding transcriptional regulator: protein MTLKDVSKASGLSLITVSRALRQPETVHADTRAKIQATIDELGYIPNLAARSLVSQRSDMIGVVVPILASSLFADFAEGVSKTLEPHGQRMLLAVSNWSPEKEEEAIRTFIARQADGIILTGFSHTEATRKLLERFPGPVVEAWNKRDGVIDTAVGFDNHAAAVEMTQYLIGKGYREIVMVGGSSINNDQAADRTRGFVEAMKSAGREVRSDTIVEFENPATIESGGPILQSLMARPRKPDAVFFLAELPAQGAMLWALSHGISVPQDVAIAGFGDLSLSALLPVPMTTVQILGRDIGEQAATKTLARLQGAESDHAVLDVGYTLKLRSST, encoded by the coding sequence GTGACCCTGAAAGACGTTTCGAAAGCCTCCGGGCTTTCGCTGATCACCGTGTCACGCGCCCTGCGTCAGCCCGAAACCGTGCACGCGGACACGCGCGCGAAGATTCAGGCCACGATTGACGAATTGGGCTATATCCCCAACCTCGCCGCGCGCTCGCTCGTCTCCCAGCGCTCCGACATGATCGGCGTCGTCGTGCCGATCCTCGCCAGCTCGCTGTTTGCCGATTTCGCGGAAGGCGTCTCCAAGACGCTGGAGCCCCACGGGCAGCGCATGCTTCTGGCGGTGAGCAACTGGTCGCCCGAGAAGGAAGAAGAAGCGATTCGCACCTTCATCGCGCGGCAGGCCGACGGGATCATCCTCACCGGCTTCTCCCACACCGAGGCCACCCGCAAACTGCTGGAACGTTTCCCCGGCCCCGTGGTGGAAGCCTGGAACAAGCGCGACGGCGTGATCGACACCGCCGTGGGCTTCGACAACCACGCCGCCGCCGTGGAGATGACGCAATATCTGATCGGCAAGGGCTACCGGGAGATCGTGATGGTCGGCGGCTCTTCCATCAACAATGACCAGGCCGCGGACCGGACGCGCGGCTTTGTGGAAGCCATGAAGTCCGCCGGGCGCGAGGTGCGCAGCGACACGATCGTGGAGTTCGAAAACCCCGCCACCATCGAAAGCGGCGGGCCGATCCTGCAATCACTCATGGCGCGCCCGCGCAAGCCGGACGCTGTATTCTTCCTTGCCGAACTGCCGGCGCAGGGCGCGATGCTCTGGGCGCTGTCGCATGGGATCAGCGTGCCGCAAGACGTGGCCATCGCCGGGTTCGGTGATCTCAGCCTTTCCGCCCTGCTGCCGGTGCCGATGACAACGGTCCAGATCCTTGGCCGCGACATCGGCGAACAGGCCGCCACCAAAACGCTCGCCCGCCTGCAAGGGGCGGAGTCCGACCACGCGGTTCTGGATGTGGGCTACACATTGAAACTCAGGAGCAGCACATGA
- a CDS encoding ABC transporter substrate-binding protein, translated as MKHQISRRRFLGTTAAAGALATAPLSSAKAASGELSVWKFGGTPNEVEQWAGRNDAFSAAHSDIDLNYSYFNGQIRRQKILAGFQTKRLADVIIAFGQDIPEFVGFDMVQPLDDIAADKIPGWKERIVPEVMASGMHEGKLYGLPTYVDMASFLAVNLDALEEAGYDRPPATWSELREYAKAMTKPDRPGLAFPATTAPVDINIFEGIAYANGGRIFDEETGQVTLNDPGVVDALQLYVDLIADGSTPPATSLTETFFRDTAQLFGQGRSAMWIGLSWLNTPWGVNEDVRWTGVPMPRPDTPSGSFAPVNAIMDPTAILMVSSRAKNPEAAVEYLDFWSQDEQLEIWGGQPEVARIPAGKAAWDNAELAEVWPNWVEAYNAGTLFEGAAPMPRFIGVSAIESALGTAIQEAVLGQKTPQQALDDATKAAQTQIDLIRG; from the coding sequence ATGAAACATCAAATCAGCCGTCGCCGTTTCCTTGGCACCACGGCCGCCGCGGGTGCCTTGGCAACCGCACCGCTCTCCAGCGCCAAGGCCGCTTCGGGCGAGCTTTCGGTCTGGAAATTCGGCGGCACGCCGAACGAGGTGGAGCAATGGGCCGGGCGCAACGATGCGTTCTCTGCCGCCCATTCCGACATCGACCTGAACTACTCCTATTTCAACGGCCAGATCCGCCGTCAGAAGATCCTCGCGGGCTTCCAGACGAAGCGCCTTGCCGATGTGATCATCGCCTTCGGGCAGGACATCCCGGAATTCGTCGGCTTCGACATGGTGCAGCCGCTGGACGACATCGCCGCCGACAAGATCCCCGGCTGGAAAGAGCGCATCGTGCCCGAGGTGATGGCCTCCGGCATGCACGAGGGTAAGCTCTACGGCCTGCCGACCTATGTGGACATGGCGAGCTTCCTTGCCGTGAACCTCGACGCGCTGGAAGAAGCCGGGTATGATCGCCCGCCGGCCACGTGGTCCGAGCTGCGCGAATACGCCAAGGCAATGACGAAGCCGGATCGCCCGGGCCTCGCCTTCCCTGCCACCACCGCGCCGGTGGACATCAACATCTTCGAAGGCATCGCCTACGCCAATGGCGGGCGGATCTTCGACGAGGAAACCGGCCAGGTCACGCTCAACGATCCGGGCGTTGTAGATGCGCTGCAGCTCTATGTTGATCTGATCGCCGATGGCTCCACCCCGCCGGCCACCTCGCTCACCGAGACCTTCTTCCGCGACACCGCCCAGCTCTTCGGCCAAGGCCGCTCCGCCATGTGGATTGGCCTCTCGTGGCTCAACACGCCCTGGGGTGTGAACGAAGACGTGCGCTGGACCGGCGTGCCGATGCCGCGTCCGGATACGCCCTCGGGCAGCTTTGCACCGGTGAACGCGATCATGGATCCGACCGCGATCCTGATGGTTTCTTCCCGTGCGAAGAACCCGGAAGCGGCTGTGGAATACCTCGATTTCTGGTCGCAGGACGAGCAGCTCGAGATCTGGGGTGGCCAGCCGGAAGTGGCAAGAATCCCCGCAGGCAAGGCCGCATGGGACAACGCCGAACTGGCGGAAGTCTGGCCGAACTGGGTCGAGGCCTACAACGCCGGCACGCTGTTCGAGGGTGCTGCTCCGATGCCGCGTTTCATCGGCGTCTCCGCCATCGAAAGCGCGCTTGGCACAGCCATTCAGGAAGCCGTGCTGGGGCAGAAAACCCCGCAACAGGCACTCGATGACGCAACCAAGGCCGCTCAGACGCAGATTGACCTGATCCGCGGCTGA
- a CDS encoding carbohydrate ABC transporter permease: MILPVVVAVLAFVIGPTYNVATLSLTKIVMGQERGFGTLSNFSALTSDPVFWLVMKNTAIWILGGTLLCVCVGLGVGTFLAVDSKMTSVLRALILLPWVLPDVVTAMAWKWMLHGQVGIIGQTLESTGLTEEAISFLGDPDLVMWTLVVVLIWRKMPLVALILCAAIRSVPDDQMEAARMDGATAFERFRFVVIPNIAFSLTAVTVISMIWITAEFALPWIMTGGGPANASQIMATYIYQQSFEFFNWGVASAMSVINLVMLASIVGLYLYINRRSWASEASE, translated from the coding sequence ATGATTTTGCCCGTGGTGGTCGCCGTTCTGGCGTTCGTCATCGGGCCCACCTACAACGTGGCCACGCTCAGCCTGACGAAGATCGTCATGGGGCAGGAGCGTGGTTTCGGGACGCTGAGCAACTTCAGCGCCCTGACCTCTGATCCGGTCTTCTGGCTGGTGATGAAAAACACCGCCATCTGGATCCTCGGCGGCACGCTCCTGTGCGTCTGTGTCGGCCTTGGCGTCGGCACTTTCCTCGCCGTGGACAGCAAGATGACCTCGGTGCTGCGTGCGCTGATCCTGCTGCCTTGGGTGCTGCCCGATGTGGTGACGGCCATGGCGTGGAAATGGATGCTGCACGGGCAGGTGGGCATCATCGGGCAGACGCTCGAATCCACCGGCCTGACGGAAGAGGCGATTTCCTTCCTTGGCGATCCGGACCTCGTGATGTGGACGCTCGTCGTCGTGCTGATCTGGCGCAAGATGCCGCTGGTGGCGCTGATCTTGTGCGCCGCGATCCGCTCGGTGCCGGACGATCAGATGGAAGCCGCGCGGATGGACGGGGCCACGGCCTTTGAGCGCTTCCGCTTCGTGGTGATCCCCAACATCGCCTTCTCGCTGACCGCCGTAACGGTGATCTCGATGATCTGGATCACCGCCGAATTTGCCCTGCCGTGGATCATGACGGGCGGTGGCCCGGCCAACGCCAGCCAGATCATGGCGACGTATATCTACCAGCAGAGTTTCGAATTCTTCAATTGGGGCGTGGCCTCGGCCATGTCGGTGATCAACCTCGTGATGCTCGCCTCCATCGTCGGTCTCTACCTCTACATCAACCGCCGCTCCTGGGCCTCGGAGGCTTCCGAATGA
- a CDS encoding carbohydrate ABC transporter permease, protein MNESPRTLYWLGLSCVGLIIAIYILFPVFWLFLASFKTQAELAQLPISFWPEAPSLEAYKALFSPTHQKGQLLDWPRLIGNSFFIAITSTILVVFFGTLAGYAFARLSFPGRDLILGGLLISRMFQGAALLLPTYRLMSMIGLQDNPIGLVLLYSAFGLPFATWIIASSLREIPRELEESAMMDGASRIQSMVMVVLPLATPALITAAMWHFVGAWSEFAFASILLESNENKTVTIGLASFVELFTLEFQFVGAAATIVALPIMLVFFFGQRYFTRGLLAGAVKG, encoded by the coding sequence ATGAACGAATCTCCCCGCACCCTCTACTGGCTCGGCCTGAGCTGCGTCGGCCTGATCATCGCGATCTACATCCTGTTCCCGGTGTTCTGGCTGTTCCTCGCCTCGTTCAAAACGCAGGCCGAACTGGCGCAGCTGCCGATTTCCTTCTGGCCGGAAGCGCCCTCGCTCGAAGCCTACAAGGCGCTGTTCTCCCCGACGCACCAGAAGGGGCAGCTGCTGGACTGGCCGCGCCTGATCGGCAACAGCTTCTTCATCGCGATCACCTCGACGATCCTCGTTGTCTTCTTCGGCACGCTCGCAGGCTACGCTTTTGCCCGGCTCAGCTTTCCGGGGCGCGATCTGATCCTTGGCGGCCTTCTGATCAGCCGGATGTTTCAGGGCGCAGCCCTTCTGCTGCCGACCTATCGCCTGATGAGCATGATCGGCCTGCAGGACAACCCGATCGGCCTCGTGCTGCTCTACTCCGCCTTCGGTCTGCCCTTCGCGACGTGGATCATCGCCTCGTCCTTGCGCGAAATCCCACGCGAGCTGGAGGAAAGCGCGATGATGGATGGCGCGAGCCGTATCCAGAGCATGGTTATGGTGGTGTTGCCGCTGGCCACGCCCGCGCTGATCACCGCTGCCATGTGGCATTTCGTGGGCGCGTGGTCGGAGTTTGCCTTCGCCTCGATCCTGCTTGAATCCAACGAAAACAAGACGGTGACAATCGGGCTGGCGAGCTTCGTGGAGCTGTTCACGCTGGAGTTCCAGTTCGTCGGTGCTGCCGCTACCATCGTGGCTCTGCCGATCATGCTCGTCTTCTTCTTCGGGCAGCGCTACTTCACGCGCGGCCTGCTGGCCGGGGCCGTGAAAGGATGA